The proteins below are encoded in one region of Amycolatopsis magusensis:
- a CDS encoding YbaB/EbfC family nucleoid-associated protein, translating to MGDAEARLDATIKAFEEQAAKAGELQQKIGELRGSARNADGSVTVTVAPSGAVLGLQLAPHAMRKSHTQLQQEILGAIRQATQQAAAQLEQTVQPILGEQAEKFKEAFNAHAVQPLGPSDPPPPETLAGPPQPVPQRSAPPWNRPPAGDVEDEDFGGPILR from the coding sequence ATGGGCGATGCCGAGGCGCGGCTGGACGCCACCATCAAGGCGTTCGAAGAGCAGGCCGCGAAAGCTGGTGAGCTCCAGCAGAAGATCGGTGAGCTGCGTGGCTCGGCCCGCAACGCCGACGGCTCGGTGACGGTGACCGTCGCCCCGTCGGGTGCGGTGCTGGGCCTGCAGCTGGCCCCGCACGCCATGCGGAAGTCCCACACCCAGCTCCAGCAGGAGATCCTCGGCGCCATCCGGCAGGCCACGCAGCAGGCCGCGGCGCAGCTGGAGCAGACCGTGCAGCCGATCCTCGGCGAGCAGGCGGAGAAGTTCAAGGAGGCGTTCAACGCCCACGCCGTGCAGCCGCTCGGGCCCAGCGACCCGCCACCGCCGGAGACGCTGGCCGGGCCGCCCCAGCCGGTCCCCCAGCGATCGGCGCCACCCTGGAACCGGCCACCGGCCGGCGACGTCGAAGACGAGGATTTCGGCGGGCCGATCTTGAGGTGA
- a CDS encoding WXG100 family type VII secretion target, whose product MTAMRVHSEALIAHSEGSRDASDNFGQLASLLEQARVSDDCFGPLGEVMAFKYFDALEECQGLATQAKSFLDEISGKTTTAAEIYEKNDSATKDALTKIKADVDSAPGPGSLADLNSAGDSTRKSYFEQHSEYGSSVLSAVGDAKRASSPPDVAIAAVNARMEQLQLVTSPGQSFVENGLGFLIGIVISPLVEFVLEPAIGDPEQMRSTAKGWEQVAKWVDEAGQHEKQRADATGEAWQGEAGDKFRAQMSEFGEGAKAFANDLRGLKQILEIAADLFDAFVEIVIDIISELVMGLIIEWLAALAASWITAGASMAAAGAATTAQVAGTGARLGMKIKMLLGKLKPLIDKLEDILQTLRKGPLNDLVRRTENLRDGNWFQKRLADQIDKNPLAKIVTKADPLTGASKTGNRFAGRYGLGDGSDALTANLAEAGLRAAGMTGTTAVGKAAFRGTLENVPGLAMEQGIKYGYDQAADPSSEEERREATDRGFTLE is encoded by the coding sequence ATGACGGCGATGCGGGTGCACAGCGAGGCGTTGATCGCGCACAGCGAGGGGTCTCGGGACGCCTCGGACAACTTCGGGCAGCTCGCGAGCCTGCTCGAACAGGCCAGGGTGAGCGACGATTGCTTCGGCCCGCTCGGCGAGGTGATGGCGTTCAAGTACTTCGACGCCCTCGAGGAGTGCCAGGGCCTGGCCACCCAGGCCAAGTCCTTTCTGGACGAGATCTCCGGCAAGACCACGACGGCCGCGGAGATCTACGAGAAGAACGACTCGGCCACCAAGGACGCGCTGACCAAGATCAAGGCCGATGTGGACAGCGCGCCCGGCCCCGGCAGCCTGGCCGACCTCAACAGCGCCGGGGACAGCACCCGCAAGAGCTACTTCGAGCAGCACTCCGAGTACGGCAGTTCGGTGCTGAGCGCGGTCGGCGACGCCAAGCGGGCGAGCAGCCCGCCGGACGTGGCGATCGCCGCGGTCAACGCGCGCATGGAGCAGCTGCAGCTGGTCACCAGCCCCGGCCAGTCCTTTGTGGAGAACGGGCTGGGTTTCCTGATCGGCATCGTGATCAGCCCGCTGGTGGAGTTCGTGCTCGAGCCGGCGATCGGTGATCCCGAGCAGATGCGCAGCACCGCCAAGGGCTGGGAGCAGGTGGCCAAGTGGGTCGACGAGGCCGGGCAGCACGAGAAGCAGCGCGCCGACGCCACCGGTGAGGCGTGGCAGGGCGAGGCGGGCGACAAGTTCCGCGCGCAGATGAGCGAGTTCGGCGAGGGCGCCAAGGCGTTCGCGAACGACCTGCGCGGGCTCAAGCAGATCCTGGAGATCGCCGCCGACCTGTTCGACGCCTTCGTCGAGATCGTCATCGACATCATCTCCGAGCTGGTGATGGGCCTGATCATCGAGTGGCTGGCCGCGCTGGCCGCCTCGTGGATCACCGCGGGCGCGTCGATGGCGGCGGCGGGCGCGGCCACCACCGCGCAGGTGGCCGGCACCGGCGCGCGGCTCGGCATGAAGATCAAGATGCTGCTGGGCAAGCTCAAGCCGCTGATCGACAAGCTCGAGGACATCCTGCAGACGCTGCGCAAGGGCCCGCTCAACGACCTGGTCCGGCGCACCGAGAACCTGCGCGACGGCAACTGGTTCCAGAAGCGGCTGGCCGACCAGATCGACAAGAACCCGCTGGCGAAGATCGTCACCAAGGCCGATCCGCTGACCGGGGCGTCGAAGACCGGCAACAGGTTCGCCGGCCGCTACGGGCTCGGCGACGGCTCCGACGCGCTGACCGCGAACCTGGCCGAAGCCGGGCTGCGGGCGGCGGGCATGACCGGCACCACCGCGGTCGGCAAGGCGGCGTTCCGCGGCACCCTGGAGAACGTGCCGGGGCTGGCGATGGAGCAGGGCATCAAGTACGGCTACGACCAGGCGGCCGACCCGTCCAGCGAGGAGGAACGCCGCGAGGCGACCGACCGCGGGTTCACGCTTGAGTAA
- a CDS encoding FAD-binding oxidoreductase encodes MDGSQCRSGWLKDRDGAVATLVRVSQPSQKPQTERRTLTGWGRTAPTVAEVLSTPDADQIAKAVARAGGRGVIARGLGRSYGDPAQNAGGLVVDMTALDRIHSIDPDNAVVDVDAGVNLDQLMRAALPHGLWVPVLPGTRQVTIGGAIANDIHGKNHHSAGSFGNHVLSMDLLTADGQVRTLTPEGPEAELFWATVAGIGLTGIILRAKISMKKTESAYFLVDADRTGNLDETLELFTNGSDLNYDYSMAVPDLITRDERMGRATFSRGSLAKLDDLPPKLRADPLKFDAPQLLTLPDVFPNGLVNKLTTTFAGNLWHRTVPKKGARGKIQNLTQFYHPLDMLSEWNRGYGSKGFLQYQFSVPFGAEEQLKGLCRRIAESGHYSFLNVFKRMGEANAAPLSWPSPGYMLSVDFPIRGDLGRFCTELDEHVLAAGGRLYTAKDSRTAPETFAKMYPRLEEWRKIRNSVDPEGVFASDMSRRLGL; translated from the coding sequence ATGGACGGCAGCCAGTGTAGAAGCGGTTGGTTAAAGGACCGTGATGGGGCGGTGGCTACCCTGGTCCGGGTGAGCCAACCGAGCCAGAAACCGCAGACCGAGCGACGGACGCTGACCGGCTGGGGGCGCACCGCGCCGACCGTGGCCGAAGTGCTGAGCACGCCGGACGCCGACCAGATCGCCAAGGCGGTGGCCCGGGCGGGCGGCCGCGGCGTGATCGCGCGCGGCCTGGGCCGGTCCTACGGCGACCCGGCGCAGAACGCCGGCGGCCTGGTGGTCGACATGACCGCGCTGGACCGGATCCACTCGATCGACCCGGACAACGCGGTGGTCGACGTGGACGCGGGGGTGAACCTCGACCAGCTGATGCGCGCGGCCCTGCCGCACGGGCTGTGGGTGCCGGTGCTGCCGGGCACCCGCCAGGTGACCATCGGCGGGGCGATCGCCAACGACATCCACGGCAAGAACCACCACTCCGCGGGCAGCTTCGGCAACCACGTGCTGTCGATGGACCTGCTCACCGCCGACGGCCAGGTCCGCACGCTGACCCCCGAAGGCCCGGAAGCCGAGCTGTTCTGGGCGACCGTGGCCGGCATCGGCCTGACCGGCATCATCCTGCGCGCGAAGATCTCGATGAAGAAGACCGAGAGCGCGTACTTCCTGGTCGACGCGGACCGCACCGGCAACCTCGACGAGACGCTGGAGCTGTTCACCAACGGCTCCGACCTCAACTACGACTACTCGATGGCCGTGCCGGACTTGATCACGCGCGACGAGCGGATGGGCCGGGCGACCTTCTCCCGCGGTTCGCTGGCCAAGCTCGACGACCTGCCGCCGAAGCTGCGGGCCGACCCGCTGAAGTTCGACGCGCCGCAGCTGCTGACCCTGCCGGACGTGTTCCCGAACGGCCTGGTCAACAAGCTGACCACGACCTTCGCCGGCAACCTCTGGCACCGCACGGTGCCGAAGAAGGGCGCGCGCGGCAAGATCCAGAACCTGACGCAGTTCTACCACCCGCTGGACATGCTCAGCGAGTGGAACCGCGGCTACGGCTCGAAGGGCTTCCTGCAGTACCAGTTCTCCGTGCCCTTCGGGGCGGAGGAGCAGCTCAAGGGGCTGTGCCGGCGGATCGCCGAGTCGGGCCACTACTCGTTCCTGAACGTGTTCAAGCGCATGGGCGAGGCCAACGCGGCGCCGCTGTCCTGGCCGTCGCCGGGCTACATGCTCAGCGTGGACTTCCCCATCCGGGGTGATCTCGGCCGCTTCTGCACCGAGCTGGACGAGCACGTGCTCGCCGCGGGCGGCAGGCTCTACACGGCGAAGGACTCGCGCACCGCGCCCGAGACCTTCGCGAAGATGTACCCGCGCCTGGAGGAATGGCGCAAGATCCGCAATTCCGTTGACCCCGAGGGCGTGTTCGCGTCCGACATGAGCCGGAGGCTGGGACTTTGA
- a CDS encoding DUF2029 domain-containing protein — MRSALAEAAESVTPPDSGGRPGPRSVRFWAFPAGVAAVSAVVFVLAKPHLIDDTYITLSYAKNLALHGHYGLIADGVANTATSPLNVLSLAALTVVFRDAVFAAAVLFVLAQVLLALGLRRLGERIGLPAWFAPLGMALTTINPLLISSIGLEIALGAAGVVWALVYATERRPVALGVVIGALALIRLDLLVMALVIFVARRSFWTGIWRTFFAALAVAGPWFTISWFALGSAVPDTVIIKTLQRSWGEWSFTNGPLLYFQDYPAQTVLSFLPVALAAVLCLLWLALLARGSDTARRILPFGVLALAGFAHYLAYSWLNVPPYHWYYGPSIAATTVFLAAAVASVDGVAFRQRVLAGVGLAGTAVVAAVAVAVYLAPGLPRQYAPLTSNHAASEQYLEIGEQLAQVTQGRKVHSAGEIGALAYACDCPIVDLFSDRGAVGPAIAESESRASALGKALIDLNFRFFDHSLAPADTDLVLEVTHEAPPPTALASWTITSPWSGTQQLYLVSAADARPVGEPW; from the coding sequence ATGCGTAGCGCCTTAGCTGAAGCCGCCGAGTCCGTCACCCCGCCGGACTCGGGCGGCCGACCGGGCCCGCGCTCGGTCCGCTTCTGGGCTTTCCCGGCCGGTGTCGCCGCGGTGTCCGCCGTGGTGTTCGTCCTGGCCAAGCCCCATTTGATCGACGACACCTACATCACGCTGTCGTACGCGAAGAACCTCGCGCTGCACGGGCACTACGGGCTGATCGCGGACGGCGTGGCCAACACCGCGACCTCACCGCTGAACGTGCTGTCACTGGCGGCGCTGACCGTGGTGTTCCGGGACGCGGTGTTCGCCGCCGCGGTGCTGTTCGTGCTGGCGCAGGTGCTGCTGGCCCTCGGCCTGCGCCGCCTCGGTGAGCGGATCGGCCTGCCCGCCTGGTTCGCGCCGCTGGGGATGGCGCTGACCACGATCAACCCGCTCTTGATCTCGTCGATCGGGCTGGAGATCGCGCTCGGGGCGGCCGGGGTGGTGTGGGCGCTGGTGTACGCGACCGAACGCCGTCCGGTGGCGCTCGGGGTGGTGATCGGCGCGCTCGCGTTGATCCGGCTCGACCTCCTGGTGATGGCGCTGGTCATCTTCGTCGCCCGGCGGTCGTTCTGGACCGGGATCTGGCGCACCTTCTTCGCCGCGCTCGCGGTGGCCGGGCCGTGGTTCACCATCAGCTGGTTCGCGCTGGGCTCGGCCGTGCCGGACACGGTGATCATCAAGACGCTGCAGCGGTCGTGGGGCGAGTGGAGCTTCACGAACGGGCCGCTGCTGTACTTCCAGGACTACCCGGCGCAGACGGTGCTGTCCTTCCTGCCGGTCGCGCTGGCCGCGGTGCTCTGCCTGCTGTGGCTGGCGCTGCTGGCCCGCGGCAGCGACACCGCGCGGCGGATCCTGCCGTTCGGCGTGCTCGCGCTGGCCGGTTTCGCGCACTACCTCGCGTATTCGTGGCTGAACGTGCCGCCGTACCACTGGTACTACGGCCCCAGCATCGCCGCCACGACGGTGTTCCTGGCCGCGGCCGTCGCTTCGGTGGACGGCGTGGCTTTCCGGCAACGGGTACTCGCGGGCGTCGGCCTGGCAGGCACGGCGGTGGTGGCCGCGGTGGCCGTCGCGGTGTACCTGGCGCCCGGGTTGCCGCGGCAGTACGCGCCGCTGACCAGCAACCACGCCGCGTCCGAGCAGTACCTGGAGATCGGCGAGCAGCTGGCGCAGGTCACGCAGGGGCGGAAGGTGCACAGCGCGGGGGAGATCGGGGCGCTGGCGTACGCCTGCGACTGCCCCATCGTCGACCTCTTCTCCGACCGCGGTGCCGTCGGCCCGGCCATCGCGGAGAGCGAAAGCCGGGCGAGCGCACTGGGCAAGGCGCTGATCGACCTGAACTTCCGCTTCTTCGACCACAGCCTCGCCCCGGCGGACACCGACCTGGTCCTCGAAGTGACCCATGAGGCGCCGCCGCCTACGGCATTGGCGAGTTGGACGATCACGTCGCCTTGGTCTGGGACGCAGCAGCTGTATCTGGTCAGTGCGGCGGATGCTCGGCCGGTGGGGGAGCCTTGGTGA
- a CDS encoding phosphatase PAP2 family protein, producing MLEHKSGPEAVADPRVDAPRNQPAAEVALLAKVQGAIKRPATVKAARGLSHFGEHSAGWFALGLVGAAVDKKRRKDWLVAAAGVVGAHAASIAVKRVVRRPRPEDPSVEVLVGTPSKLSFPSSHATSTTAAAVLYSGLTGRNLVPALVPPMLASRLVLGVHYPTDVLAGAALGGVVGGLIRRKLKQR from the coding sequence ATGCTTGAGCACAAGTCCGGCCCGGAAGCGGTCGCCGACCCGCGCGTGGACGCCCCGCGCAACCAGCCGGCGGCCGAGGTCGCGCTGCTCGCCAAGGTCCAGGGCGCGATCAAGCGCCCGGCCACGGTGAAGGCCGCCCGCGGCCTGAGCCACTTCGGCGAGCACAGCGCGGGCTGGTTCGCGCTGGGCCTGGTCGGTGCCGCGGTCGACAAGAAACGGCGCAAGGACTGGCTGGTCGCGGCGGCCGGCGTGGTCGGCGCGCACGCCGCGTCGATCGCGGTCAAGCGGGTGGTCCGCCGCCCGCGGCCGGAGGACCCGAGCGTCGAGGTGCTCGTCGGTACCCCGAGCAAGCTGAGCTTCCCGTCCTCGCACGCCACCTCCACCACGGCGGCGGCGGTGCTCTACTCCGGATTGACCGGGCGTAATCTCGTGCCTGCACTCGTGCCGCCGATGCTGGCCTCACGCCTCGTGCTCGGCGTGCACTACCCGACGGACGTGCTCGCCGGAGCCGCACTGGGCGGGGTCGTCGGCGGTCTCATCCGACGGAAGCTGAAGCAAAGATGA
- a CDS encoding decaprenyl-phosphate phosphoribosyltransferase — protein MSEATERTDEKAKAEEQPVLSDELETAEDAPEPEPVAPAKARGPVGTALGVLKTARPRQWVKNVLVFAAPFTAAQFGNGDVLLDAAIAFVAFSLVASSIYLINDAIDVEADRAHPTKRNRPIAAGIVPVPVAYGAAVVFFGVGMGISFFASPQLAIVLGVYEAVQLAYCFGLKHQPVIDLAIVGSGFLMRSIAGGVAAGIALSQWFLLVTAFGSLFMVAGKRYAEVMLFERTGAKIRSSLKKYSASYLRFVWATSAAILIMSYSLWAFELRERADGSVWPVVSMVPFVVAVLRYAVDVDGGKAGEPEEIALSDRVLQVLGVTWVVTLGLAYYL, from the coding sequence ATGAGTGAAGCAACCGAGCGAACCGACGAGAAGGCCAAGGCCGAGGAACAGCCGGTCCTGTCCGACGAACTGGAGACGGCCGAGGACGCGCCGGAACCGGAGCCGGTCGCGCCCGCGAAGGCACGCGGGCCGGTGGGCACCGCGCTGGGCGTGCTGAAGACCGCGCGCCCGCGCCAGTGGGTGAAGAACGTGCTGGTCTTCGCCGCGCCGTTCACCGCGGCCCAGTTCGGCAACGGTGACGTGCTGCTCGACGCGGCCATCGCCTTCGTGGCGTTCTCGCTGGTGGCGTCGTCGATCTACCTGATCAACGACGCGATCGACGTGGAGGCCGACCGGGCCCACCCGACCAAGCGGAACCGGCCGATCGCGGCCGGGATCGTGCCGGTGCCGGTGGCCTACGGCGCGGCCGTGGTGTTCTTCGGCGTCGGCATGGGGATCTCCTTCTTCGCCAGCCCGCAGCTGGCCATCGTGCTGGGTGTCTACGAAGCGGTGCAGCTCGCCTACTGCTTCGGGCTCAAGCACCAGCCGGTGATCGACCTGGCCATCGTCGGCTCGGGCTTCCTGATGCGCTCGATCGCCGGTGGCGTGGCCGCGGGCATCGCGCTGTCGCAGTGGTTCCTGCTGGTCACCGCGTTCGGTTCGCTGTTCATGGTGGCGGGCAAGCGGTACGCCGAGGTGATGCTCTTCGAGCGCACCGGGGCGAAGATCCGCTCGTCGCTGAAGAAGTACTCGGCGAGCTACCTGCGCTTCGTCTGGGCGACCTCGGCCGCCATCCTGATCATGTCCTACAGCCTGTGGGCCTTCGAGCTGCGTGAGCGCGCCGACGGTTCGGTGTGGCCGGTGGTCTCGATGGTGCCGTTCGTGGTCGCGGTGCTGCGGTACGCGGTGGACGTGGACGGCGGCAAGGCCGGTGAGCCGGAGGAGATCGCGCTCAGCGACCGGGTGCTGCAGGTTCTCGGCGTGACGTGGGTCGTCACGCTCGGCTTGGCCTACTACCTGTAA
- a CDS encoding YceI family protein: protein MTTVELPAPGTYRIDPAKSQVGLAGRHLFGLAPVRGRFAIRAGTIQVADPITDSLAEASIDVTSFDTGNDQRDNEVRSPRYLDADRFPLIEFVSGRVIQDNGTWKLTGNLTVRETTREVALDIETASRADDGFTVRAHTKVNRTDFGVTTLRGLGGSVFTLTLDVTATTAHHP from the coding sequence ATGACGACCGTCGAACTGCCCGCACCCGGCACCTACCGCATCGATCCGGCGAAGTCGCAGGTGGGCCTGGCGGGGCGCCACCTGTTCGGGCTCGCCCCGGTGCGCGGCCGGTTCGCCATCCGCGCGGGCACCATCCAGGTCGCCGACCCCATCACCGACTCCCTCGCCGAGGCGTCGATCGACGTGACCAGCTTCGACACCGGCAACGACCAGCGCGACAACGAAGTCCGCTCCCCGCGCTACCTCGACGCCGACCGGTTCCCCCTGATCGAATTCGTGTCGGGCCGGGTGATCCAGGACAACGGCACCTGGAAGCTCACCGGCAACCTCACCGTCCGCGAGACCACGCGGGAAGTCGCCCTGGACATCGAAACCGCCTCCCGCGCCGACGACGGCTTCACCGTCCGAGCCCACACCAAGGTGAACCGCACCGACTTCGGCGTCACCACCCTCCGAGGCCTGGGCGGCAGCGTCTTCACCCTCACCCTGGACGTCACCGCGACGACCGCCCACCACCCCTGA
- the glf gene encoding UDP-galactopyranose mutase: MSAQTNPVKITEHEFAGYDLIVVGSGFFGLTVAERAATQLDKRVLVLERRDHIGGNAYSEAEPETGIEVHKYGAHLFHTSNKRVWDYVNQFTAFTNYQHRVFGKYQGQVYPLPMNLALINQFFGKSHTPDEARALIAEQSSEIKTEDAQNLEEKAISLIGRPLYEAFIRGYTAKQWQTDPKALGTDIITRLPVRYDFTNKWFNDTYEGLPVDGYAAWLQKMADHPNIEVRLNVDYFDVREQIPAGTPTVYTGPLDRYFDYSAGRFTWRTVDFESEVVGTGDFQGAPVINYNDQEVPYTRIIEFRHFHPERKHYPADKTVVFREYSRFADEKDEPYYPINTPENRGKLEKYRELAKVEAKERNVLFGGRLGTYKYLDMHMAIGSALTAFDNKIAPHLTDGAPLDGSLDA; the protein is encoded by the coding sequence GTGAGCGCGCAGACGAACCCCGTCAAGATTACTGAACACGAATTCGCCGGTTACGACCTGATCGTGGTTGGGTCCGGATTCTTCGGCCTGACCGTCGCCGAGCGGGCCGCCACCCAGCTGGACAAGCGGGTGCTGGTGCTCGAGCGCCGCGACCACATCGGCGGCAACGCCTACTCCGAGGCGGAACCGGAAACCGGGATCGAGGTGCACAAGTACGGCGCGCACCTGTTCCACACCTCGAACAAGCGCGTGTGGGACTACGTCAACCAGTTCACCGCTTTCACGAACTACCAGCACCGCGTGTTCGGCAAGTACCAGGGACAGGTCTACCCGCTGCCGATGAACCTGGCGCTGATCAACCAGTTCTTCGGCAAGTCGCACACCCCCGACGAGGCGCGCGCGCTCATCGCGGAGCAGTCGTCGGAGATCAAGACCGAGGACGCGCAGAACCTCGAGGAGAAGGCGATCTCGCTGATCGGGCGCCCGCTCTACGAAGCGTTCATCCGCGGTTACACCGCGAAGCAGTGGCAAACCGACCCGAAGGCGCTGGGCACGGACATCATCACCCGCCTGCCGGTCCGCTACGACTTCACCAACAAGTGGTTCAACGACACCTACGAGGGCCTGCCGGTCGACGGCTACGCGGCGTGGCTGCAGAAGATGGCGGACCACCCGAACATCGAGGTCCGGCTGAACGTCGACTACTTCGACGTGCGCGAGCAGATCCCGGCCGGCACGCCGACGGTGTACACCGGGCCGCTCGACCGCTACTTCGACTACTCCGCGGGCCGGTTCACCTGGCGCACGGTCGACTTCGAGTCCGAGGTCGTGGGCACCGGTGACTTCCAGGGCGCGCCGGTGATCAACTACAACGACCAGGAAGTGCCCTACACCCGGATCATCGAGTTCCGGCACTTCCACCCGGAGCGCAAGCACTACCCGGCCGACAAGACCGTGGTCTTCCGCGAGTACTCCCGGTTCGCCGACGAGAAGGACGAGCCGTACTACCCGATCAACACCCCGGAGAACCGCGGCAAGCTGGAGAAGTACCGGGAGCTGGCCAAGGTCGAGGCCAAGGAGCGCAACGTGCTCTTCGGCGGCCGCCTCGGCACCTACAAGTACCTGGACATGCACATGGCGATCGGCTCGGCGCTGACCGCGTTCGACAACAAGATCGCGCCGCACCTGACCGACGGTGCCCCGCTCGACGGGTCCCTCGATGCTTGA
- a CDS encoding decaprenylphospho-beta-D-erythro-pentofuranosid-2-ulose 2-reductase yields the protein MIDAVGNPQSLLLLGGTSDIALAIAEKYLSAAPLRVVLAARPSERLEAAAQRLKNAGAQVSTVNFDAKDTGSHPAVLEQAFADGDIDVAVVAFGLLGEAEEVWQDHAKAVELATVNYTAAVSVGVALSEKLKQQGHGSVIALSSVAGERVRRSNFLYGSTKAGFDGFFLGLGEALAPHGVQVTVVRPGQVKTKMTEGMADAPLTQTAEQVAEIAVDAARRGKDLVWAPAPFRFVMSALRHVPRPIFRKLPI from the coding sequence TTGATCGACGCCGTGGGAAACCCGCAATCGCTGCTGCTGCTCGGCGGCACCTCGGACATCGCGCTGGCGATCGCCGAGAAGTACCTGAGCGCCGCCCCGCTGCGGGTGGTGCTGGCGGCCCGCCCGTCCGAGCGCCTGGAAGCCGCCGCGCAGCGGCTGAAGAACGCCGGGGCCCAGGTGTCCACGGTGAACTTCGACGCCAAGGACACCGGCTCGCACCCGGCGGTCCTCGAGCAGGCCTTCGCCGACGGTGACATCGACGTCGCGGTGGTCGCGTTCGGCCTGCTCGGCGAGGCCGAGGAGGTCTGGCAGGACCACGCGAAGGCGGTCGAGCTGGCGACGGTGAACTACACCGCGGCCGTCTCGGTGGGCGTCGCGCTGTCGGAGAAGCTGAAGCAGCAGGGCCACGGCTCGGTCATCGCGCTGTCCTCTGTGGCCGGTGAGCGCGTGCGGCGCTCGAACTTCCTCTACGGCTCCACCAAGGCCGGGTTCGACGGCTTCTTCCTGGGCCTAGGCGAGGCGCTCGCGCCACACGGGGTGCAGGTCACCGTGGTCCGCCCCGGCCAGGTCAAGACGAAGATGACCGAGGGCATGGCCGACGCCCCGCTGACCCAGACCGCCGAGCAGGTGGCCGAGATCGCGGTCGACGCGGCGCGGCGCGGCAAGGACCTGGTGTGGGCCCCGGCGCCGTTCCGGTTCGTCATGTCGGCACTGCGGCACGTGCCCCGGCCGATCTTCCGGAAGCTGCCGATCTGA